GGAGGCCCTGATGAATGTGTACGTCGGGATGGACGTGCATCGCAAGCGCTCCCAGGTCGCCATCGTGGATGACGCCGGCATCCAGCAGCGCAACCGCAACCTCCCCAACGATCCGGCCAAGCTGGTGCCGATCCTTGGCACGCTTGCGCCGGGCACCCCGGTCGGCTTCGAGGCGGCCTACGGTTGGGGTTGGCTGGTGGAGTTGCTGGAGGAGTTGGAGCTGGAACCGCACCTGGTCCATCCCAGCCGCTGCAAGGCGATCGCCTCGGCCCGGCTGAAGAACGACAAGGTCGACGCGGCCACCCTGGCGCAGCTGCTGCGCGCCGACCTGCTGCCCGAGGCCTGGATCGCGCCCCAGGCCACCCGCGATCTGCGGGCGCTGCTGCGCCACCGGGCCAGCCTGGTCCGCCTGTCGACCTGCCTGAAGAACCGGGTGCATGCGGTGCTGGCCGACCGCGGCATCGGTGAGGACCGGGGCCTTTGGACCGGTCCCGGGCGGGCCTGGCTGGCCGCCCTCGAGCTGCCGCCAACCCCACGGGCGATCATCGAGGACTGCTGCGGGTTGCTGGACGCCCTGGCCACCCCGATCGGCCGGCTGGAGCGGGAGATCGCTGCGCTGGCCAAGCCCGACCCCAGGGTCCAAGCGCTCATGGCCCTGCCCGGGGTTGGCCGGCTGACCGCGATGACGTTGGTCGCCGAGATCGGTGACATCAGCCGCTTCCCCACCGCCCGCAAGCTGTGCGCCTGGGCCGGGCTCACCCCCCAGGTGCGCAACTCCGACCGCAAGATCCGCCACGGCCACATCACCAAGCAGGGCTCACCGTGGGTGCGTGGGATCCTGCAGGAGGCCGCCCAGACCGCCAAACGCCACCCCATGTTCGCCCCCGCCTACGGCCAGCTCGCCCGCCGCCGCGGCACCAACATCGCCACCGTGGCGATCGCCCGGCGGCTGCTGGCCCGCTCCTTCCACATCCTCACCCAGCTGGAGGCCCAGCAGAAGCCATCGGAGAAGGCCAGTACCGGGCGTGCTCGCGTTTTCGCATGAGCCTGCAACACGGCCGTTGACCTGACTGAGCAGCCCGGGTCCGGACTCACCGTCATGCGGACCCCACCCGGGGCCCGAATGGGTGCATGCGAGACCTTCTCCGCGACCTCGTCCGGGCCTTCTCGTCCCATGATCCTGCGCCGGTCCTGGCCGGCGGCAAGGTCGTTCGTCCAGCGGGGCGCTCCACCTTGCCCCCGGCTGCGGCCCGGCATCCACCGCCGACACGAGAAGCCAGCCAACCCACCGCCCTCCAGGGAGGGTGGATCCCTCACGCCCTTGACAGGGCCCGACCTCATGGGTGCGAAAACGCTGGTCCGGACAGCGCTTAGCCCTCGATTGCTGATAAGGATGAGGTCTACCCGAACCGGGTCGTATCTGTGTCCATCACCTGTCCTCAAACGTACCTTTCTGCAACAAGCCAAGCAGATGCCTTTCAGCCCCGCTTCCCCGGCGTCCAGAACCCGTGTCCGAAATCAACGTCGCAAAACCACGGCCCTTGAAAGGTTATGCGACACTCGGGCATGGCCCATCTCCTCGGCTACGCCCGCATCTCGACCGGCGACCAGCACCCCGACCTGCAGGTCGACGCGCTGAAGGCGGCCGGCTGCTACCGGGTCTTCCTCGACACCGCCAGCGGCGCCCTGGCCGCCCGGCCGGCGCTCGACCAGGTCCTCGATCAGTTGCGGCCGGGCGACACCCTGGTGGTCTGGAAGCTGGACCGGCTGGGCCGGTCACTGCGCCACCTGGTCGACACCATCGCCACCCTGGCCGACCGCGGCGTCGGGTTCCGCTCGCTGCAGGAGTCGATCGACACCACCACCCCGGGCGGCAAGCTCGTCTTCCACATCTTCGCCGCCCTGGCCGAGTTCGAGCGCGACCTGATCCGGGAGCGGACCACCGCCGGGCTGGCCGCCGCCCGGGCCCGCGGCCGCACCGGCGGCCGGCCGGCGGTGATGACCGAGCCCAAGATCCGGCTCGCCCGCGAAATGTATGCCTCTCGGCAGTACACGGTGGCCGCGATCGCCAGCACGCTGGGGGTCAGCCGGGCATCCATCTACCGCCATCTCGGCGACCTCGAAGACTGACTCCACGACTGCCGCGCAGCTGGGGCGACGGTCACGGCCTTGTCGCGGTGCCCTGTCATGCTCACCAACAGCCTCACGAGGTCGGCAGCGATACGGAGAATGGGGTCGCAGCAAGGAGCTGCCGGTCCAGGGCAAGGGAGGGCAATGGAGCAAGCCAACATCGACCGGGTGCGCCGGGTACTTGGCCAGCGACCCAGGCCACCCTGGCGGGTGCTATGGCGCGGCCGACCCCCGCCGCTGCAGGCGAGCGGCCGCAGTATGCGACCATGGTGGCGGCGGTGGCTGGCGCTGCAGGTGGGTTGGCGGCTGCTGTGGACCGAGCGGCTGCGCCGCGACCTCGCCCCGATCTACCAAGTTGTCGCCTGCCGCCGTGGCCGCCACCGTGACGCCTTGGTCATGGCCGATGCGCTTGTCGGCAGCGAGCTTGGCGATGCGTACCCCGAGATGGCGATTTGCGAGATCTGTGGCCGCGCCATCTATTGGCCCAACGGCACGCCCACAGTGGCTGGTCCTGAAATCAGATAGCTGCGGCGCGATCCAGGGTCGTCGGCTCCGGCGGCTATCCTGCCGCCAGCTGAAGGAGGAACGCGGGCGTGTACCGCGCGCCCAGGCCCAGGTCCTCATAGAGCTGGGTGGTGGGAACCCGATTCCAGCGGTGTCCGAGAAGCAACGCCAGGCCGGCGGGGCATGCGAGCACCAGGTGCAGCCGCGGAGTACGGCTGGCGTCCGCCAGCTGTCGTACCTGGTTCCGGATGGCTTGGGCGAGGGCGACGGCGTGGCC
This portion of the Actinomycetes bacterium genome encodes:
- a CDS encoding IS110 family transposase — translated: MNVYVGMDVHRKRSQVAIVDDAGIQQRNRNLPNDPAKLVPILGTLAPGTPVGFEAAYGWGWLVELLEELELEPHLVHPSRCKAIASARLKNDKVDAATLAQLLRADLLPEAWIAPQATRDLRALLRHRASLVRLSTCLKNRVHAVLADRGIGEDRGLWTGPGRAWLAALELPPTPRAIIEDCCGLLDALATPIGRLEREIAALAKPDPRVQALMALPGVGRLTAMTLVAEIGDISRFPTARKLCAWAGLTPQVRNSDRKIRHGHITKQGSPWVRGILQEAAQTAKRHPMFAPAYGQLARRRGTNIATVAIARRLLARSFHILTQLEAQQKPSEKASTGRARVFA
- a CDS encoding recombinase family protein — translated: MAHLLGYARISTGDQHPDLQVDALKAAGCYRVFLDTASGALAARPALDQVLDQLRPGDTLVVWKLDRLGRSLRHLVDTIATLADRGVGFRSLQESIDTTTPGGKLVFHIFAALAEFERDLIRERTTAGLAAARARGRTGGRPAVMTEPKIRLAREMYASRQYTVAAIASTLGVSRASIYRHLGDLED
- a CDS encoding SAVED domain-containing protein, which encodes MILSNQAVTGPGHAVALAQAIRNQVRQLADASRTPRLHLVLACPAGLALLLGHRWNRVPTTQLYEDLGLGARYTPAFLLQLAAG